Proteins from a genomic interval of Candidatus Woesearchaeota archaeon:
- a CDS encoding 50S ribosomal protein L10 — MAATTYKAKASAEKQTTVKQLVGLFKKYPIVAAVNMENLPAPQLQKIRESLRADVVIFMAKRRLITLAIESVKKEKQGIEQLEQHLQGMPALMFTAKNPFTLYKTLQKNKSKAPAKAGQTAPNDIKVSAGATPFAPGPVIGELGSCGLKTGIEAGKVVIKEDKVVVKAGEVVSAKLAGLLARLGIEPMEIGLNVTAAYENGVIFTRDILGVDEKEYLDKINTAAQWALNLGVEAGIYTRDVVELMISKAFNDAKGLAVEQSILADMVVGDVLARVERQAAYLNQQIPQ, encoded by the coding sequence ATGGCAGCCACTACCTACAAAGCAAAGGCGTCTGCAGAAAAACAGACAACCGTGAAGCAGTTAGTTGGCCTGTTCAAAAAATATCCGATTGTTGCAGCCGTCAACATGGAAAACCTGCCGGCGCCGCAGCTCCAAAAAATTCGGGAAAGCCTGCGCGCTGACGTTGTTATCTTCATGGCAAAACGCCGGCTCATAACGCTCGCCATCGAATCCGTCAAAAAAGAAAAGCAGGGCATCGAACAGCTCGAGCAGCACCTGCAAGGCATGCCTGCATTGATGTTCACCGCAAAAAATCCATTCACGCTCTACAAAACACTGCAAAAAAATAAATCCAAGGCGCCTGCAAAAGCAGGGCAGACTGCACCGAATGACATCAAAGTGTCAGCCGGAGCAACACCATTTGCACCCGGCCCAGTCATTGGAGAACTGGGAAGCTGCGGCCTCAAGACCGGCATTGAAGCCGGCAAAGTCGTTATCAAAGAAGACAAAGTGGTGGTCAAAGCCGGCGAAGTGGTCAGCGCAAAACTTGCAGGGCTCCTCGCACGGCTTGGCATTGAGCCGATGGAAATAGGGCTCAACGTTACTGCTGCCTACGAAAATGGTGTCATCTTCACGCGCGACATTCTCGGCGTTGACGAGAAAGAATACCTCGACAAGATTAACACCGCGGCGCAATGGGCACTTAACCTCGGCGTTGAAGCAGGTATTTACACGCGAGATGTCGTCGAGCTCATGATCAGCAAAGCATTCAACGATGCGAAAGGGCTTGCGGTTGAACAAAGCATACTCGCAGATATGGTTGTGGGCGACGTGCTCGCGCGTGTCGAACGCCAGGCAGCCTATCTCAACCAACAAATTCCACAATAA
- the rpl12p gene encoding 50S ribosomal protein P1 — MEYIYAALLLHKAGKKIDEASVKKVLEAAGASPNEARVKALVAALDGVNIDEAIKKAAVAPVAVAAAPAAAGHAGGDGKKDEKKKEDDKKKEEEAAAGLGALFG; from the coding sequence ATGGAATACATTTACGCAGCATTACTGCTTCACAAGGCAGGCAAGAAAATAGACGAGGCCTCAGTCAAGAAAGTGCTTGAGGCAGCAGGCGCAAGCCCGAACGAGGCGCGTGTCAAGGCACTCGTCGCTGCGCTGGATGGCGTCAACATTGACGAAGCCATCAAGAAAGCAGCAGTCGCACCCGTCGCAGTTGCAGCAGCTCCTGCAGCAGCTGGCCACGCAGGCGGCGATGGAAAGAAAGACGAGAAGAAGAAAGAAGACGATAAGAAGAAAGAGGAAGAGGCAGCAG